GAAGAGCACACCCTGGTGCAGGACATCGCCACCCGGGCACTCGGCTACGGCATGACCGGCCATGTAGTGGACGGCAATGACGCCGTAGCCGTCTACGAGGCTACGCGGGAGGCGCGGCGCCGTTGCTTGGAGGGTAAAGGCCCGGTGTTACTCGAGATGAAAACCTACCGCTGGCGGGGACATAGCGAATTCGACCGGCAGCTTTATCAGCCCAAGGAAGAGATCGCGGCTTGGATGGAGCGCTGTCCCATCAAGCTGCTGCAGGAGGCCCTGCTCGCCGAAGGCGTCTTGACATACGCTGTGGTGGCGGAGATGGAGGACAGGGCGCGCCGGACGGTGGAGGAGGCGGTTGCTTTCGCCATGAACAGCCCGTGGCCGGAACCTGAAGAGGCACTGGAAAACGTCTTTTGTGACTAATGTGGACTAAGGGACGCTTGGGACAGGAGGAGGTTAATCAACGTGCAACAACTGACCTTCGGCGAGGCGGTTCGTCAGGCTTTGGTCGAGGAGATGCGGCGCGACCCCGCCGTTTTCCTGGCCGGGGAAGGGGTAGGCGTGAGTATTCATGACAACCCCAAGGCCCCGACATACGGCCTCTTGCAGATGTTCAGCCCGGAAAGGGTAAAGGATACGCCGGTCTCGGAGGCGGCCATCGCCGGGCTGGCCGTGGGCGCCGCGGTGATGGGCCTGCGCCCCGTCGTCGAGATAATGTTTAGCCCTTTCCTGACCATTGCCTCCGACCAGATTGTCAACCATGCGGCCAAACTGCGATATCTCTCGGGAGGAAAAAGTCGCTTTCCCCTGGTGGTGAGGGTCAAGGCGGGCAGCGGTGCCGGCGCCGGTTGCCAGCACATACACAACCTGGAGGCCTGGATGGCGCACTGCCCGGGATTGAAGGTCGTCTTTCCTTCTACCCCCGGGGACGCCAAGGGTTTGCTGAAGACGGCGATTCGGGACGACAACCCCGTAATTTTCTTTGAGGACATGGTCCTCGGGCTTGTTCCCGGCCCGGTGCCCGGCGAAGAGGTTGAGCACCTGGTCCCGATAGGTAAGGCGGACGTGAAGCGGCTTGGCCGGGACGTGACGATCGTCGCCTGGGGGAG
The sequence above is a segment of the Thermoanaerobacterales bacterium genome. Coding sequences within it:
- a CDS encoding alpha-ketoacid dehydrogenase subunit beta, encoding MQQLTFGEAVRQALVEEMRRDPAVFLAGEGVGVSIHDNPKAPTYGLLQMFSPERVKDTPVSEAAIAGLAVGAAVMGLRPVVEIMFSPFLTIASDQIVNHAAKLRYLSGGKSRFPLVVRVKAGSGAGAGCQHIHNLEAWMAHCPGLKVVFPSTPGDAKGLLKTAIRDDNPVIFFEDMVLGLVPGPVPGEEVEHLVPIGKADVKRLGRDVTIVAWGRPVLEALKAAEQLAAENGVEAEVLDLRTLAPLDRDALLRSVRKTGRLVVVHDANKTGGFGAEIAATVAEEAFPSLKAPIRRVAALDIPVPFSPPLAQYGIPDAARIITAVKELVNLH